Proteins encoded together in one Penaeus vannamei isolate JL-2024 chromosome 11, ASM4276789v1, whole genome shotgun sequence window:
- the Mvd gene encoding diphosphomevalonate decarboxylase, whose translation MRTVTCAAPVNIAVIKYWGKRDERLILPVNDSISFTLSLDEMYSKTTVSISPTFTEDKFWLNGKEESLENPRIQNCLKEIRRRASKRKLEGSDEDVLNWHVHICSANNFPTAAGLASSAAGYACLVYALGQVYGVEGDLSSIARQGSGSACRSVHGGLVRWYKGEMEDGTDSFARPIAPANHFPNLRVIICVANDGRKKTGSTEGMRRTVQTSRLMQYRIRESVGLRIDSMMQAIKEKNWSAFCDLTIADSNEMHAVCQDSFPPCIYMSDTSHAVASLVHQYNEIQISKGNLNNKVCYTFDAGPNACLFVPGAVANEMLSLLLRTFPPSSPPNADNFIRGMKPQTLSLSKELESIADENAQSGRLKYLIHTKVGEGPRVLTEDGAHLLDPVSGLPTESGGMA comes from the exons ATGAGGACCGTCACCTGTGCAGCGCCGGTCAACATAGCGGTTATCAAGTATT GGGGAAAGCGGGATGAGAGATTGATTCTGCCTGTGAATGACTCCATCAGCTTTACTCTGAGCTTAGATGAGATGTATTCCAAAACAACGGTTTCTATTTCACCAACCTTTACCGAAGACAAGTTTTGGCTGAATGGAAA GGAAGAGTCTCTAGAAAATCCAAGAATACAAAATTGCCTGAAAGAGA TAAGACGACGGGCATCTAAAAGAAAGTTAGAAGGATCTGATGAAGATGTCTTAAATTGGCACGTGCACATATGTTCTGCCAACAACTTCCCTACTGCTGCTGGCTTGGCCTCATCTGCAGCTGGATATGCCTGTCTAG TATATGCCCTTGGCCAAGTATACGGAGTTGAAGGGGATTTATCATCCATCGCTCGACAAGGGTCGGGCAGCGCCTGCCGTAGTGTACATGGTGGCCTTGTGCGATGGtacaaaggagagatggaggatggtACTGACTCCTTTGCAAGGCCAATTGCGCCAGCTAATCATTTCCCAAACCTTCGTGTTATTATCTGTGTT GCTAATGACGGGCGAAAGAAAACAGGCAGCACTGAGGGCATGAGAAGAACAGTGCAGACTTCAAGGCTGATGCAGTACCGAATAAGGGAATCCGTTGGACTACGAATTGATTCTATGATGCAG GCAATAAAGGAAAAGAATTGGTCAGCCTTTTGTGATCTGACAATAGCAGACAGTAACGAGATGCATGCTGTTTGTCAAGACTCCTTCCCACCATGCATATACATGTCAGACACCTCTCATGCTGTGGCAAGCCTTGTGCACCAGTACAATGAAATTCAAATTTCAAAAGGCAATCTTAACAATAAG GTTTGCTACACATTCGATGCAGGTCcgaatgcatgtttgtttgtcccTGGAGCTGTTGCCAATGAAatgctctctctcctacttcgtACTTTCCCTCCAAGTTCTCCTCCGAATGCTGATAACTTCATTAGAGGGATGAAGCCACagacattatcactatcaaag GAGCTGGAATCCATAGCCGATGAGAATGCCCAAAGTGGACGCTTGAAATACCTCATTCACACCAAAGTGGGTGAGGGTCCCAGAGTGCTCACTGAAGATGGAGCCCACTTGCTAGACCCAGTGTCTGGACTGCCAACTGAATCTGGTGGTATGGCATAG